The Comamonas sp. GB3 AK4-5 genome includes a region encoding these proteins:
- a CDS encoding phosphoribosyl-ATP diphosphatase — translation MSDTTHTVSVEGALARLAAVIESRKVANGGDPEQSYVARLLHKGPDTFLKKIGEEATEVVMAAKDADHGGDKGKILYEVADLWFHTMIALSHYGLSPAEVVAELERREGTSGLEEKALRKAQERAAQEAVAHKAP, via the coding sequence ATGTCTGATACCACCCACACCGTATCGGTAGAAGGCGCGCTGGCGCGTCTGGCTGCCGTGATCGAAAGCCGCAAGGTCGCCAACGGCGGCGATCCGGAGCAAAGCTATGTGGCCCGCCTGCTGCACAAGGGGCCGGACACATTTCTGAAAAAAATCGGCGAAGAAGCCACCGAAGTGGTGATGGCCGCCAAGGATGCCGACCACGGTGGTGACAAAGGCAAAATCCTCTATGAGGTGGCAGACTTGTGGTTTCACACCATGATTGCGCTGTCGCACTATGGCCTTTCCCCCGCCGAGGTCGTGGCCGAGCTGGAGCGCCGCGAGGGCACCAGCGGCCTGGAAGAAAAAGCGCTGCGCAAGGCCCAGGAGCGGGCCGCACAGGAAGCCGTGGCCCATAAGGCCCCATGA